The following coding sequences are from one Limnobacter sp. SAORIC-580 window:
- a CDS encoding AMP-dependent synthetase/ligase encodes MANIATFLFQHDDTPNRVLYRQFIDNEWVDFKVREMIDLARSWQAFFRSMGLQPGDRVAICLKNSVHWVAFDQGAVAMGLVSVPLYVDDNASNIAYCIQDSGSRAVVVENDRIARNLLKENLKDVRVLSIKSDIEKEADGVENAVQVLKSLDKKLEPFELLDLEQNTLATICYTSGTSGRPKGVMLSHKNVIANVDSCFQLDIAKPEDVFLSFLPMSHMFERTGGYYLPLRVGAKVIYARGINQLPEDLATQAPTVLFAVPRIFEKFYGRIQASVKDSRFKRKAFEKLVDVGWRMEQGKGGIVDHFQLPLLRAKVAQPILERLGGRLRLAVVGGAALDSTIAKAFIAMGLPILHGYGMTEACPVISVNRPEGNVPESVGPALPNVEVMLGENDELLARGPNIMLGYWQNEEATKTAIDSDGWLHTGDVAEIKDKRIYIRGRIKDIMVLSNGEKFSPQDAEMAIIGDDVFEQIVLIGEGRPFIGMIAVTANSNEKELIKRANERLQHLPRYIRVRRIITTKEPWTVDNGLLTPTLKVKRVKVIEAFKDRINDLYAEGMGD; translated from the coding sequence ATGGCGAATATCGCCACATTCTTGTTTCAACATGACGACACCCCCAATCGCGTGTTGTACCGTCAGTTCATCGACAACGAGTGGGTTGATTTCAAAGTCCGGGAAATGATTGATCTTGCACGTTCCTGGCAGGCTTTTTTCAGATCCATGGGCTTACAGCCCGGCGACAGGGTCGCCATTTGCCTGAAGAACAGTGTTCACTGGGTGGCGTTTGACCAGGGTGCAGTGGCCATGGGCCTTGTTTCAGTGCCGCTGTATGTGGACGACAACGCCAGCAACATTGCTTATTGCATTCAGGATTCCGGATCGCGCGCAGTGGTTGTTGAAAATGACCGCATTGCCCGCAACCTGTTGAAAGAGAATCTGAAAGACGTTCGCGTGTTGTCGATCAAATCAGACATCGAAAAAGAAGCCGATGGCGTGGAAAATGCGGTCCAAGTGCTGAAAAGTCTGGATAAAAAGCTGGAGCCTTTCGAACTGCTCGATCTTGAGCAAAACACGCTGGCCACAATTTGCTACACCTCGGGCACATCGGGTCGCCCTAAGGGAGTGATGTTGTCGCACAAAAACGTGATCGCCAACGTAGACAGCTGTTTCCAGTTGGACATTGCAAAGCCGGAAGACGTATTTTTGTCATTTTTGCCCATGTCGCACATGTTCGAGCGCACTGGCGGTTACTACTTGCCCCTGCGTGTGGGTGCAAAAGTGATTTACGCACGTGGTATCAATCAATTGCCAGAAGACCTGGCAACACAGGCACCCACGGTTCTGTTTGCTGTACCGCGCATTTTTGAGAAGTTTTACGGCCGCATTCAAGCCTCTGTCAAAGACTCTCGCTTCAAGCGAAAGGCATTCGAAAAGCTCGTGGATGTGGGCTGGCGGATGGAACAGGGCAAAGGTGGCATTGTCGATCACTTTCAACTCCCTCTTCTGCGCGCCAAAGTGGCTCAACCTATTCTGGAAAGACTGGGCGGCCGCTTGCGTTTGGCCGTGGTGGGTGGTGCGGCACTGGACAGCACAATTGCCAAGGCGTTTATCGCAATGGGGCTTCCCATTCTTCACGGCTATGGAATGACTGAGGCCTGCCCGGTCATCTCAGTCAACCGTCCCGAAGGCAATGTGCCTGAATCTGTGGGCCCTGCTCTGCCCAATGTAGAGGTCATGCTGGGCGAAAATGACGAACTGCTGGCACGCGGCCCCAACATCATGTTGGGGTATTGGCAAAACGAAGAGGCCACAAAAACAGCGATCGATTCAGACGGTTGGCTGCACACGGGCGACGTGGCTGAAATCAAGGACAAACGAATTTATATTCGGGGTCGAATCAAAGACATCATGGTGTTGTCCAACGGCGAGAAGTTTTCCCCGCAGGATGCGGAAATGGCCATTATTGGTGACGATGTGTTTGAGCAAATTGTATTGATCGGCGAGGGACGACCGTTCATCGGCATGATTGCGGTCACTGCCAACTCCAATGAAAAAGAACTGATCAAACGAGCCAATGAGCGTTTGCAGCATTTGCCGCGCTACATCCGTGTGCGCCGCATTATCACCACCAAAGAACCCTGGACGGTCGACAATGGCCTTTTAACGCCGACCCTCAAGGTAAAACGCGTGAAAGTGATTGAAGCGTTCAAGGATCGAATCAACGACCTTTACGCAGAAGGCATGGGGGATTGA
- a CDS encoding ABC-F family ATP-binding cassette domain-containing protein has product MIQINNLSIARGSKPILTNAELTLFPGEKVGLIGHNGAGKSSFLSALLGELHIDQGSIDLPKVWRLSWIDQEVTANHLSVIDFALEGDRALHEVRQKIHAVEESGDMEQLGHLYEELENLDGYTAEARVATILHGLGFKTEDLQRKVGEFSGGWKMRLNLAKVLGSRADLILLDEPTNHLDIEAVVWLEQWIKQVNSTVILVSHDRDFLDEVCTHTVHLNSEKLTKYTGGYSAFERAFAERADQVSQANKKAAGEMEKLQKFVDRFKAKASKAKQAQSRVKRLEKIKLIETLQVEPHVAIPFMEPHKSPDPLVVLNRSDCGYEGATPILKSISLELRPGDRIGLLGANGNGKTTLVKTLVGELNMLGGERVEGKGLVYGYFAQDQIESLDMNATPLQHMSRLERQISEQKAREFLARYHFGDDKVRQLVGSFSGGEKSRLALALLAYKRPNLLLLDEPTNHLDIATRQALASSLLEFEGALVMVSHDRHLLESITDRFWRVHQGAVTEFDGDLDDYAELLRKETSAENRNAKQGNSNNKPVAVVAVPIDRQAVNQRIKQLGNQVKKLEKLIETDQPKMAKLDEALVKCDYSKPDDSKKAAELHHERNLIAARLENAETELLELMLEIEQLEESLSVS; this is encoded by the coding sequence ATGATTCAAATCAACAACCTCAGCATTGCGCGGGGCAGCAAGCCTATTTTAACCAATGCTGAACTCACTCTGTTTCCCGGTGAAAAAGTAGGTCTAATTGGTCACAATGGCGCTGGTAAATCCAGTTTTCTAAGTGCCCTTCTTGGCGAGCTTCACATTGATCAAGGCAGTATCGACCTGCCCAAGGTGTGGCGACTTTCCTGGATTGATCAGGAAGTAACAGCCAACCACCTCAGCGTGATTGATTTCGCCCTGGAAGGTGACCGGGCCTTGCACGAAGTGCGCCAAAAAATTCATGCTGTTGAAGAAAGCGGCGACATGGAGCAACTTGGCCATTTGTATGAAGAACTGGAGAACCTGGATGGCTACACTGCTGAAGCGCGTGTGGCCACCATTCTTCACGGCTTGGGGTTTAAAACAGAAGACCTTCAACGCAAAGTTGGCGAGTTTTCTGGCGGCTGGAAAATGCGCTTGAACCTTGCCAAAGTGCTGGGCTCAAGGGCCGACCTTATTTTGCTGGACGAACCCACCAACCACCTGGACATCGAAGCGGTGGTGTGGCTGGAGCAGTGGATCAAGCAAGTCAACAGCACGGTAATTCTGGTTTCACATGACCGTGATTTTCTAGACGAGGTGTGTACCCACACCGTGCACCTGAACAGCGAAAAACTGACCAAGTACACGGGTGGTTACTCTGCGTTTGAGCGTGCTTTTGCCGAGCGTGCAGACCAGGTTAGCCAGGCCAACAAAAAGGCTGCTGGTGAAATGGAAAAGCTGCAAAAATTTGTGGATCGTTTCAAGGCCAAAGCCAGCAAGGCCAAACAAGCACAAAGCCGGGTAAAGCGACTTGAAAAGATCAAGTTGATTGAAACTTTGCAAGTAGAACCCCATGTGGCAATTCCGTTTATGGAACCCCACAAAAGTCCAGACCCGTTGGTGGTGCTGAACCGGAGCGATTGTGGCTATGAAGGTGCAACGCCCATTCTAAAAAGTATCAGTCTTGAACTTCGCCCTGGCGACCGTATCGGTCTGTTGGGTGCCAACGGCAATGGCAAAACCACCCTGGTTAAGACATTGGTGGGCGAGCTCAACATGTTGGGTGGTGAGCGGGTTGAGGGCAAAGGGCTGGTTTACGGGTATTTCGCACAAGACCAAATTGAATCGCTTGACATGAACGCCACACCCTTGCAGCACATGTCACGTCTGGAGCGGCAAATTTCCGAGCAAAAAGCGCGTGAATTCCTGGCACGCTATCACTTTGGAGACGACAAAGTTCGTCAATTGGTTGGCAGTTTCTCGGGCGGTGAAAAGTCGCGTTTGGCTTTGGCCCTTTTGGCTTACAAACGCCCCAACCTGCTATTGCTGGATGAACCCACAAACCACCTGGACATTGCAACTCGCCAAGCCTTGGCCAGCAGCCTTCTGGAATTTGAAGGAGCCCTGGTGATGGTTTCTCATGACCGGCATTTGCTGGAATCTATTACTGATCGCTTTTGGCGCGTTCACCAAGGTGCCGTGACCGAATTTGACGGGGACCTGGATGACTATGCCGAGCTGCTGCGCAAAGAAACCAGTGCGGAAAATCGCAATGCAAAACAAGGCAATTCGAACAACAAACCTGTTGCAGTTGTGGCAGTACCGATAGACAGGCAAGCTGTGAACCAACGAATCAAACAATTGGGCAATCAGGTTAAAAAACTTGAAAAACTAATTGAGACTGACCAACCCAAAATGGCCAAACTTGATGAAGCTTTGGTCAAATGCGACTACAGCAAACCCGACGATTCGAAAAAAGCCGCGGAACTGCACCATGAGCGCAACTTGATCGCCGCTCGCCTAGAGAATGCGGAAACTGAGTTACTGGAACTGATGCTTGAGATTGAGCAACTGGAAGAGTCCCTAAGCGTGTCGTGA
- a CDS encoding glutathione binding-like protein: MNTAQNEPIQVYTWTTPNGYKIHIACEEMGLQWKPVAVDIGKGDQFKPEFLKFSPNNKIPAIIDPHGPDGKPLELFESGAILIYLAEKTGKFFGNGHRERLSIIQWLMFQMGGVGPMLGQAHHFRIYAPEPIEYAINRYTNEAKRLYEVINKQLNEFPYIAGENYSIADMALYPWVYRWQRQGIELSDYPAVHKWYEELSARPAVIKALNVNLE, from the coding sequence TTGAATACTGCGCAAAATGAACCGATTCAGGTCTACACCTGGACAACTCCCAATGGCTACAAAATTCACATTGCCTGCGAGGAAATGGGACTTCAATGGAAACCCGTTGCGGTTGATATTGGCAAGGGCGATCAATTCAAGCCCGAGTTTTTGAAATTCAGCCCCAACAACAAAATACCGGCGATTATTGACCCGCATGGCCCTGACGGAAAACCACTCGAATTGTTTGAAAGCGGTGCCATTCTGATTTACTTGGCCGAGAAAACCGGCAAGTTTTTCGGTAATGGTCACCGTGAACGCCTCTCGATCATTCAATGGCTGATGTTTCAAATGGGTGGTGTGGGTCCGATGCTGGGGCAGGCGCATCATTTTCGGATTTACGCGCCTGAACCGATTGAATATGCTATCAATCGATACACCAATGAGGCCAAAAGGCTCTATGAGGTTATCAACAAACAGCTCAACGAATTTCCTTACATCGCAGGGGAAAACTATTCCATCGCCGATATGGCTTTGTATCCTTGGGTTTATCGCTGGCAACGCCAGGGAATAGAACTAAGTGATTATCCTGCAGTGCACAAATGGTATGAAGAACTAAGTGCCCGACCTGCGGTTATCAAGGCCTTGAATGTAAATCTAGAATGA
- the lolA gene encoding outer membrane lipoprotein chaperone LolA, giving the protein MRIQQFLFRSILAAALSAGALGSAWASAQEALNNFVKNRGFAEGQFSQVVISPSGAVKQRGTGEFSFSRPGKFRWEIKKPYPLLLLSNGSSVVSYDEDMGHATQKPIGNAMDSTPVALLFGSKDVDKLFNLKDEGMKDGKEWLVIRPKDKDNLFDYARIGWKDGLPVNLEIHDALGQVTQLELSNWDFSRQRPASYFDFKAPAGVDLIKTQ; this is encoded by the coding sequence ATGCGAATTCAACAATTCTTGTTTCGATCAATCCTGGCTGCGGCTTTGAGTGCTGGCGCACTTGGGTCGGCTTGGGCGTCTGCCCAAGAGGCGTTGAACAACTTTGTAAAAAACCGGGGCTTCGCCGAAGGTCAGTTTTCACAAGTGGTTATTTCTCCCAGCGGCGCGGTGAAACAACGCGGTACAGGTGAATTTTCTTTTTCACGGCCTGGCAAATTCCGTTGGGAAATCAAGAAACCCTATCCCTTGCTGTTGCTCTCCAATGGCAGCAGCGTGGTTTCTTACGATGAAGACATGGGTCACGCCACACAAAAGCCCATTGGCAATGCCATGGATTCAACACCTGTCGCCCTGTTGTTCGGCAGTAAAGACGTTGACAAGTTGTTTAATCTTAAAGATGAAGGCATGAAAGACGGCAAGGAATGGCTAGTCATTCGTCCGAAAGACAAGGACAACCTGTTCGACTACGCCCGTATTGGCTGGAAAGACGGCTTGCCAGTGAACCTGGAAATTCATGACGCTTTGGGCCAGGTTACCCAGCTGGAATTGAGCAATTGGGATTTCTCCAGGCAAAGACCTGCCAGTTATTTTGATTTCAAAGCCCCAGCGGGTGTAGACCTTATCAAAACGCAATGA
- a CDS encoding GIY-YIG nuclease family protein, translating into MSKNTDSSLNDTARKQDKYWLYILSNNKPNGPLYLGDTNCLATRMDEHLQGLRRDYAHYHRLDRLVYFEVWTDHDKFVARLRRVRNWPRDMRLLLIESLNPDWDNLLPQFLNEYSVKRIGAPAKDQEKAA; encoded by the coding sequence TTGAGCAAGAACACGGACAGTAGCTTGAACGACACCGCCAGAAAGCAAGACAAATACTGGCTTTATATTTTGTCGAACAACAAACCCAATGGCCCCCTTTACCTGGGGGATACCAACTGTCTTGCCACGCGCATGGATGAACACCTGCAAGGGCTTCGCCGTGATTATGCACACTACCATCGACTTGATCGCCTTGTTTACTTCGAAGTCTGGACTGACCATGACAAATTTGTGGCCCGACTTCGCCGAGTGCGGAACTGGCCACGCGACATGCGCTTGCTGTTGATTGAGTCCTTAAACCCCGATTGGGACAATTTGCTACCCCAATTTTTAAATGAATATTCAGTTAAAAGAATAGGAGCACCTGCGAAAGATCAGGAAAAAGCAGCGTGA
- a CDS encoding replication-associated recombination protein A, whose amino-acid sequence MTPDLFGVSTENPSLPPNQSAVTGSVPLAERIRPNQLADVVGQTHLLGPGKPLTLLFEQQHVHSLILWGPPGVGKTTLARLLAGAAKAQFIALSAVLSGVKEIRAAIEQAGEYAKVGKSTILFIDEIHRFNKSQQDALLPFVESGLVTFIGATTENPSFEVNSALLSRSQVYVLNGLNADDFAHLLKRAQAELGTGIVVEGDAFDALCSYADGDARRFLNLVEITLLQTKVQGLNSLDLPALKQIAPSQIRRFDKGGDAFYDQISALHKSVRGSDPDAALYWFCRMLDGGADPRYMARRIVRMAWEDIGLADPRAFTIANEAAQTYERLGSPEGELALAQCVLYLAIAAKSNAGYNAYKQAMAHVKQSSSMPVPMHLRNAPTQLMKELGHGSGYRYAHDEEAGHAAGESYWPEGMQAPQFYRPTDRGLEGKIAEKLNWLAQRNAEARQKK is encoded by the coding sequence ATGACCCCCGACTTGTTTGGCGTTAGCACCGAGAATCCCTCTTTGCCCCCAAATCAAAGCGCTGTGACGGGCTCGGTACCGCTTGCCGAGCGCATCCGTCCAAACCAGCTTGCCGATGTAGTCGGCCAAACACACTTGTTAGGGCCAGGCAAACCACTTACCTTGCTGTTCGAGCAACAACATGTTCATTCCCTGATTTTGTGGGGTCCACCTGGTGTGGGTAAAACCACTTTGGCACGGCTGCTGGCTGGTGCAGCCAAGGCGCAATTTATTGCTTTGTCGGCAGTGCTTTCCGGGGTCAAGGAAATTCGCGCTGCAATTGAACAGGCAGGCGAGTATGCCAAGGTGGGTAAATCCACCATTTTGTTCATCGATGAAATTCACCGCTTCAATAAATCACAGCAAGATGCCCTGTTGCCGTTTGTTGAATCGGGTTTGGTCACCTTTATTGGCGCGACCACGGAAAACCCTTCTTTTGAAGTGAATTCAGCGTTGTTGTCGCGTTCGCAGGTTTATGTGCTGAATGGCTTGAATGCAGACGATTTTGCGCATTTGTTAAAACGTGCACAGGCGGAATTGGGGACTGGCATTGTGGTGGAAGGCGATGCTTTTGATGCACTGTGTAGTTACGCCGATGGAGACGCACGCCGTTTTCTGAATTTGGTGGAAATTACGCTGCTTCAAACCAAGGTACAAGGCTTGAACAGCCTTGATTTACCAGCCTTGAAGCAAATTGCACCCTCGCAGATTCGCCGTTTCGACAAAGGGGGCGATGCCTTTTACGATCAAATCTCGGCCCTGCACAAGTCGGTTCGTGGCTCTGACCCCGATGCAGCCCTTTACTGGTTTTGCCGTATGCTCGACGGTGGAGCCGACCCGCGCTACATGGCCCGCCGAATTGTGCGCATGGCTTGGGAAGACATAGGCTTGGCCGATCCCCGAGCTTTTACTATCGCCAATGAAGCGGCGCAGACCTATGAACGGCTGGGTAGCCCAGAGGGTGAATTGGCTTTGGCCCAATGCGTGCTTTACCTGGCGATTGCAGCAAAAAGCAATGCGGGTTACAACGCTTACAAACAAGCGATGGCACACGTGAAGCAAAGCAGCTCCATGCCCGTGCCCATGCACTTGCGCAATGCACCCACCCAGCTGATGAAAGAACTGGGACATGGCAGTGGCTATCGTTATGCCCACGACGAGGAAGCTGGGCATGCTGCAGGAGAAAGCTATTGGCCCGAGGGTATGCAAGCGCCGCAGTTTTATCGGCCCACAGACCGCGGGCTGGAGGGTAAAATTGCAGAAAAACTGAACTGGCTTGCCCAACGCAACGCCGAAGCCCGCCAAAAAAAGTAA
- a CDS encoding MFS transporter gives MQKAKPATTALYDLITGDEDARVCKDIPDESCKHQPVNFFLHLLGNFFTKLADEIASARLVFPWVLGLLGAPMLLVSLAVPIRESGVLLPQLFIAAKIRAIALRKYVWLFGGLLSGFALWACGFALFLDLTAENASWLVFAALLVFSFARGICSVAAKDVLGKTVSKSRRGTLMGLATSVSGLFTLLLGLNLGFYNQIKNNELILASLFGIAGLCWIVASFAIWAIREEPGATAGGGNAGIEALKSLRLLKDDKPFRNFVIVRTLLLSVSLGAPMLIILAQDALGNAALIGLFLIVSGLANTASGYLWGRLADYSSRTLMAIASAINAAVGIAVLLVLQFEIEFSALVLFTGAYFLTSVCLAGVRLGRKTLLVDMATAETRSAYVAVSNTAIGFLILIVGAVVSLLAGQNTHAMLWTFSVLSALACVLCPLLLPAQRA, from the coding sequence ATGCAAAAAGCCAAGCCTGCCACCACAGCCCTGTACGACCTAATCACAGGCGACGAAGACGCACGCGTTTGCAAGGACATTCCTGATGAATCCTGCAAACACCAGCCCGTTAATTTTTTTCTGCACTTGCTTGGCAACTTTTTCACCAAATTGGCTGACGAAATAGCCAGTGCACGCCTAGTGTTTCCATGGGTTCTTGGCCTGTTGGGAGCGCCCATGCTGCTGGTGTCTTTGGCCGTGCCCATTCGCGAGTCTGGTGTGCTGCTTCCTCAGCTGTTTATAGCCGCCAAAATAAGGGCCATAGCACTGAGAAAGTATGTCTGGTTGTTCGGAGGCTTGCTCAGCGGCTTTGCCCTTTGGGCATGCGGGTTTGCATTGTTCCTTGATTTGACGGCAGAAAATGCGAGTTGGCTGGTATTTGCTGCCCTGTTGGTGTTCAGTTTTGCAAGAGGTATATGTTCAGTTGCAGCCAAAGACGTACTGGGAAAAACCGTGTCGAAATCGCGGCGCGGCACACTCATGGGCCTGGCCACGAGTGTTTCGGGGCTGTTTACCTTGCTCTTGGGGCTCAATCTGGGTTTCTACAATCAAATCAAAAACAATGAATTGATCCTGGCCAGTCTTTTTGGCATTGCTGGGCTGTGCTGGATTGTCGCTTCTTTCGCGATTTGGGCGATCCGGGAAGAGCCGGGCGCAACCGCAGGAGGCGGCAATGCGGGCATTGAGGCTTTGAAATCGCTTCGTTTGTTGAAAGATGACAAACCTTTTCGCAACTTCGTGATTGTTCGCACCCTGTTATTGAGCGTGTCGCTGGGTGCACCCATGCTGATCATTCTCGCCCAGGACGCCCTGGGCAACGCCGCTTTGATCGGCCTGTTTTTGATCGTTTCTGGCCTGGCCAACACCGCGTCGGGCTATTTGTGGGGACGTTTGGCCGATTATTCAAGCCGCACCTTGATGGCAATCGCCAGTGCAATCAACGCCGCGGTAGGCATTGCTGTACTGCTGGTTTTGCAATTTGAAATTGAATTCAGCGCATTGGTGCTGTTTACCGGTGCTTATTTCCTGACTTCGGTGTGCCTGGCAGGTGTGCGTTTGGGCAGAAAAACCCTGCTTGTGGACATGGCCACTGCAGAAACCCGCTCTGCTTATGTTGCTGTCAGCAACACGGCGATCGGGTTTCTAATCCTGATTGTGGGGGCGGTGGTCAGCTTGCTGGCTGGGCAAAACACACACGCCATGTTGTGGACCTTTAGCGTTCTGTCTGCACTGGCCTGCGTGCTTTGCCCCCTGCTTCTGCCGGCACAACGGGCCTGA
- the serS gene encoding serine--tRNA ligase: MLDIQLLRKDLTNVAERLAQRGYSLDIEQFNALEGKRKQLQTSTEELQAKRNSMSKQIGQLKAKGDDVSVVMAEVAGLGDELKRNETDLTALQEEMNSFLLNIPNLPHESVPIGKSEDDNLELRRWGTPAKFDFQVKDHVDLGEKLGLDFETAANLSGSRFAVLKGQIAKLHRALAQFMLDTHTEQHGYTEHYTPYIVRGETLKGTGQLPKFAEDLFSVKKGGEEGTSEPLYLIPTAEVTLTNLVADQMLKAGDLPIKMTAHSPCFRSEAGSYGRDTRGLIRQHQFDKVEMVRIENPENSYAALDEMTQHAENILQKLGLPYRVIVLCTGDMGFGSTRTHDIEVWLPAQNTYREISSCSNCESFQARRMKARFKNEAGKTEFVHTLNGSGLAVGRTLVAVLENYQQADGSVTVPEVLQPYMGGKAVLNP, encoded by the coding sequence ATGTTAGACATTCAATTGCTTCGCAAAGACCTGACCAATGTGGCAGAACGACTGGCCCAACGGGGTTACAGCCTGGACATTGAGCAATTCAATGCGCTGGAAGGCAAACGCAAACAATTGCAGACCAGCACTGAAGAATTGCAGGCGAAGCGAAACAGCATGTCCAAGCAAATTGGCCAGTTGAAGGCCAAAGGCGACGACGTATCCGTGGTAATGGCCGAGGTGGCGGGTTTGGGCGATGAATTGAAGCGCAATGAAACCGACTTGACCGCCCTGCAAGAAGAGATGAATTCCTTTTTGTTGAACATTCCAAACCTGCCGCATGAATCAGTGCCGATAGGCAAATCCGAAGACGATAATTTGGAATTGCGCCGCTGGGGCACCCCTGCCAAGTTTGATTTCCAGGTGAAAGACCATGTGGACTTGGGCGAGAAACTTGGCCTTGATTTTGAAACGGCTGCCAATTTGTCAGGTTCACGTTTTGCCGTACTGAAGGGGCAAATCGCCAAACTGCACCGGGCATTGGCGCAGTTCATGCTCGATACCCACACCGAGCAACATGGCTACACAGAGCATTACACCCCTTACATTGTGCGTGGTGAAACCCTGAAAGGCACCGGACAGCTTCCGAAGTTTGCTGAAGACCTGTTTTCAGTCAAGAAAGGCGGAGAAGAGGGAACTTCTGAACCTTTGTATCTAATTCCGACCGCCGAAGTTACCTTGACCAACTTGGTGGCTGACCAAATGTTGAAAGCAGGTGATTTGCCCATCAAAATGACCGCACATTCACCCTGTTTCCGCTCCGAGGCAGGTAGCTATGGCCGTGACACCCGCGGTCTGATTCGCCAGCACCAATTCGACAAAGTAGAAATGGTGCGCATTGAAAACCCGGAAAACTCCTATGCAGCACTGGATGAAATGACCCAGCATGCTGAAAATATTCTACAAAAGCTGGGGCTGCCTTACCGGGTTATCGTTCTGTGCACTGGTGATATGGGCTTTGGCTCTACCCGCACGCACGACATTGAAGTGTGGTTGCCTGCCCAAAATACTTACCGTGAAATTTCGTCTTGTTCAAACTGCGAAAGCTTCCAGGCGCGTCGCATGAAAGCCCGCTTTAAAAACGAGGCAGGTAAAACCGAGTTTGTGCATACTTTAAATGGTTCGGGCTTGGCGGTTGGGCGTACCTTGGTGGCGGTGCTTGAGAATTATCAACAAGCCGACGGCTCGGTAACGGTGCCTGAAGTTCTTCAGCCCTACATGGGCGGAAAAGCTGTACTTAACCCATAA
- a CDS encoding NYN domain-containing protein yields the protein MLTAILVDGPFFIRRIRQIFPSSVHHDAKVMADLVWRLSAAHLFERNQPKRHLFRIFFYDTPVFTQRVTLPVSRQQIDLSKSKEGQFRVAFQRQLQRKRKLAVKLGEAREADTWKLNEDALADLLGKRITVDDLADEDFTPDSHPKGIELRMGVDLATLAYKRQVQQVVLLTGDGAFSSAAELLRHEGVDVVLDPMWQNISEDLFSYIDGLRSTCPPPDRAADFLARIGSDTYDHDDLPAE from the coding sequence ATGCTTACAGCTATCCTGGTGGATGGTCCGTTCTTCATTCGCAGAATTCGCCAAATTTTCCCAAGTTCAGTCCACCATGACGCAAAAGTCATGGCCGATCTGGTGTGGCGTTTATCAGCCGCTCATTTGTTTGAACGCAATCAGCCCAAGCGCCACTTGTTCCGCATTTTTTTCTACGACACGCCCGTGTTCACGCAACGCGTAACCTTGCCGGTTTCCAGACAACAAATTGATTTGTCAAAATCCAAAGAAGGGCAATTCCGGGTGGCGTTTCAGCGTCAATTGCAAAGAAAACGGAAATTGGCTGTGAAGCTGGGCGAAGCGCGCGAAGCGGATACCTGGAAACTGAATGAGGATGCCCTCGCTGATTTGCTTGGCAAACGCATTACCGTAGACGACCTGGCCGATGAGGACTTCACCCCCGATTCCCACCCCAAGGGGATTGAATTAAGAATGGGCGTAGATCTAGCTACCCTGGCCTACAAACGACAGGTTCAACAGGTGGTCTTGCTGACCGGAGATGGTGCGTTTTCAAGTGCGGCAGAATTGTTGCGTCACGAGGGCGTTGATGTGGTGCTCGACCCGATGTGGCAAAACATTTCTGAAGATCTGTTTTCCTACATTGATGGGCTGCGCTCGACCTGCCCCCCACCAGACAGGGCAGCAGATTTCCTGGCCCGAATTGGATCCGATACTTACGATCACGACGATTTGCCTGCAGAATAA